Proteins co-encoded in one Xanthomonas campestris pv. badrii genomic window:
- a CDS encoding TRZ/ATZ family hydrolase codes for MTNAPPEPCDLLIEAGYVVPIEPHAVVLEDHAVAVSNGVIVAVLPVAEARARFAPKQTVSRPDAALIPGLVNAHTHNPMTLLRGVADDLPLMVWLQQHIWPVEAAVIGPEFVADGTTLAIAEMLRGGTTCVNENYFFADVQAAVYKQHGFRALVGAVIIDFPTAWASSDDEYFARAGELHDQWRDDPLISTAFAPHAPYTVNDANFERVRMLADQLDLPVHLHTHETAQEVADSVKQYGQRPLARLDRLGLVNDRLIAVHMTQLTDAEIHLCAERGVSVVHCPESNLKLASGFCPACALQRAGVNLAIGTDGCASNNDLDMFSENRTAAILAKAVANDATALDAATTLRAATLGGARALGFGDKIGSIEVGKQADLVCVDLSALETQPLHHVLSQLIYAAGRHQVTDVWIAGKPKLVQRELIDMDTAALVANARQWRDRIRTVRA; via the coding sequence ATGACCAACGCCCCGCCCGAACCCTGCGACCTGCTGATCGAGGCCGGCTATGTCGTGCCGATCGAACCACATGCGGTGGTGCTGGAAGACCACGCCGTGGCGGTCAGCAACGGCGTCATCGTTGCCGTGCTGCCCGTTGCCGAAGCACGCGCACGTTTTGCGCCGAAGCAGACCGTGTCGCGCCCGGACGCGGCCTTGATCCCGGGCCTGGTCAACGCGCATACGCACAACCCGATGACGCTGCTGCGTGGCGTGGCCGACGACCTGCCGTTGATGGTGTGGCTGCAGCAGCACATCTGGCCGGTGGAAGCGGCGGTGATCGGCCCGGAGTTCGTCGCCGACGGCACCACGCTGGCCATCGCCGAGATGCTGCGCGGCGGCACCACCTGCGTCAACGAGAACTACTTCTTCGCCGATGTGCAGGCCGCCGTGTACAAGCAGCACGGCTTCCGTGCGCTGGTGGGCGCGGTGATCATCGATTTCCCCACCGCCTGGGCGTCGTCGGACGATGAGTATTTCGCCCGCGCCGGCGAGCTGCACGACCAATGGCGCGACGATCCGCTGATCAGCACCGCGTTCGCGCCGCATGCGCCGTACACGGTCAACGATGCCAACTTCGAGCGCGTGCGCATGCTGGCAGACCAACTGGATCTGCCGGTGCATCTGCACACGCATGAAACCGCGCAGGAAGTGGCCGACTCGGTCAAGCAGTACGGCCAGCGTCCGCTGGCGCGGCTGGACCGCCTGGGCCTGGTCAACGACCGCCTGATCGCGGTGCACATGACCCAGCTCACCGATGCGGAAATCCACCTGTGCGCCGAGCGCGGCGTGAGCGTGGTGCATTGCCCGGAATCCAATCTCAAGCTGGCATCCGGGTTCTGCCCGGCCTGTGCGTTGCAGCGCGCTGGCGTCAACCTGGCCATCGGCACCGACGGCTGCGCCAGCAACAACGACCTGGACATGTTCAGCGAAAACCGCACAGCCGCCATCCTGGCCAAGGCGGTGGCCAACGATGCGACCGCGCTGGATGCGGCCACCACCTTGCGTGCGGCCACGTTGGGCGGCGCGCGTGCCCTGGGCTTCGGCGACAAAATCGGTTCGATCGAGGTCGGCAAGCAGGCCGACCTGGTCTGCGTGGACCTGTCTGCACTGGAAACCCAACCGCTGCATCATGTGCTGTCGCAGCTGATCTACGCCGCCGGCCGCCACCAGGTCACCGATGTGTGGATCGCCGGCAAGCCAAAGCTGGTGCAGCGCGAGCTCATCGACATGGATACCGCGGCTCTGGTCGCCAATGCGCGCCAGTGGCGCGACCGCATCCGCACCGTCCGCGCCTGA